A stretch of DNA from Tachyglossus aculeatus isolate mTacAcu1 chromosome 5, mTacAcu1.pri, whole genome shotgun sequence:
TCTTTAAATCTTGAGCCTCAAAggcacagatctgggattaaatcTCTGCAGGAACTTTGAATAAAATTTAACACTGCCTTTCCTCATTCCTTACTCTAAAGTGTTCCAAGGGAGAATTTCTAACCATCCCAGAAGGAAAAATTGAACTATATGGAAGCTTCTTAAAATTGGTCTAGGGATTTGCATAAGGAATCACATTGCCCTTGCAGTAGAGACTCTGCATTTGACTTTGCATTTGTATTCAGAATGCTGACTTGGTGTTAGATCACATTTCTGTTCACATCATCCTCTCTCAACATTTCCCATCACTAATACGCAGTTGAGGATAAGCAGTTCTTTAACACAGTACTATCTAGCAAAGGCCTTCACTAGAGATAACTGtgaacatttgagaagcagcgtggctcagtggaaagagccttggctttggagtcagaggttatgggttcaaatcctggctccgtcaattgtcagctgtgtgactttgggcaagtcagttatcttctctgggcctcacttacctcatctggaaaatggggatgaagactgtgagacaacgtgatcaccttgtaacctccccagtgcttagaacagtgctttgcacatagtaagtgcttaataaatgccatattattattattataattaacattTCATGAAAGACAGGTGTGTGAACAGAAACTATCAGTCGATTTACAAGAGATATGGAAAATTCACCAAGCACTGGTGCAAAGTGGGTTATCAGAGGAAAAATCATGGACGGGAGATGGTCTATCTCTAAACAttagcatttcattcaatcgtaattattgagcacttactgtgtgcaaagcactgtactaagcatggactTCAAGAAGGGACAACCATCACATATTTTTTTTCATGAATCCTGTTGCCCCagtcagaacactggactaaatggATCATTGATGAGAATACTAATAGTGAtaacaatgttatttgttaagcactcattatgcacctggccctatactaagtgctggaatggatataatcaaatcaagttggaaacagcccctgtcccccatagatctcacagtcttaatttccattttacagcatTAATCCTTATCTAATATTAGAGGGAAATGGGGTCTAACTGCAGCCTGAAGGATCTAGGTTGGGAAGTGTTGCCTCCAAGGTGGATATTTAAACATGGGTTATAGGGGGAGGTCTCAGATTCTCACCTGCTTAGAATGATTTCTGAAGCTGCTGTCTAAAGATGGGGAAAATaggcatggctttgtggaaagagtactgACCTGCGAGTCAGATGCTAtgggttcttatctcagctccTGTTCacccttacctgctctgtgatcttggacaagacataagaagcagagtggcctagtggattgaacaaggacttgggagtcagaagacctggcttctaatcccaggtctaccactggtttgctgtgtgaccttgggtaggtcacttctctttgctgcacctcagttacctcggtctgtaaaatggggattaagattctgagccccatgtgggacacagactgtgtccaacctgattaacttgtatctactccagtgcttagtacagtgcttgacacatagtaagggtttaaataccataaacaacaaaaaagacaactcctctgtgcctcagtttgctcattggtaaaatgggattccatatgtattctccctccttctttgactatgaaccccatggggtttagggattgtatctgacctgattatcttgtatctattccagtgcttggtatataagtgcttaataaacaccactattataattattaataaaaataataaaatgaagtCAGTGACCCAACAAGATCCTTCTCACCAGCTAGGCAGAGAAACACAACTGGTCCCCAGTACTGAAATCCTGGCTATTGGTCTTCCCTCACTTCCAGTTTCCTCAGCATGAGATTTCTTCAGAATTAAGCAATGTCTTAAGGGCCTTCTGTCCTTCTCATGATGCAACCGTGTCTGGCATTATCCTGGCCATGTGTCTCCTGCTGGCCACAGGGCACTAAAATAGGTTTATAGAACTGGGATACCCTGATTCACCTGATTCAGGAGTCTTGAATTTGCAAGCACATTCACAtcagttatttcattttgctCTCATAACATCTCTGGGAAGTGGGAAGAAACAGATATTGTCTCCATCTAAGGTTGAGTAAATGAGGACCAAAAAAGGTAGTTACTTGTCTGAGGCCATACAGAAGGCAAGGGGAAAACTGGGACAGAATCCAGGCCTgacttccaatcagtcaattgtatttgagcacttcctgtgtgcagagcactgtgctaagcacttgggagagtacaatataataatgataataatggttaagcacttactttgtgtcaggcactgtactaagcagtggataTGAGTCAGTCATTGGGGTATCTTTGAGCCATCTAACCCCTAACTCAAACTCAACggtgcatggcctactggataaagcacagagctgggagtcagaagctcatggtttctaatcccggctccaccacttgtctgctgtacgaccttggacaggtcactccatttttctgggcctcagttatcccacctgtaaaatggcgatttattcattcattcattcatatttattgagtgcttactgtgtgcagagcactgcactaagcacttgggaagtacaagttggcgacatatagagacagtccctacccaacaatgggctgacagtctagaagacttagacttagaagatttagactgtgagcctcaagagggacaggaacagtgtccaacccaatctgcttggtTCCAGGGAAAGTGAACACTGAATGATCTATCAAATCACCCCAATTTCATGCTGTGCTCTAGCCAACTGAACTTAAAAAAtttcacttgataataataataatgatgattgtatttggtaagcgcttactgatgtTTTCAAAGCCATAAGCGCAGAAACATACACTGggaagacatgagaagcagcattccctagtggatagagcgtggacctgggtttcagaagaaactgggttctaatctgggctccgtcacatgtctgctgtgtgagcttgagcaagtcacttcccttcccagggcctcagttccctcatctgtaaaatggggattaagactatgagcactatgtgggacagggactgtgtcctacctgattaacttgtatgtataccagcacttagaacagtgcttggctaagttagtgcttaacaagtaccacaatcattattacattaAAACCTTAAATTTCTGGTACCTTCTGTTAAGGAAATTGAAAATCGAGCTGATCTGATTCTTCTACGAGAGTTGCTGGTTTTCTCACATTTGAAGAAGGCCAAAAATATTCTAACTGACAATGCCAACTTGACAAGGCCTCTTGGTATACAACTCTTACTCCTGAACTGCAATTTATTCTTACGAAtctagtcaatcacatttattgagcacttatagagtgcagagcactgtactaagtgcttgggggagtactatataacataagacacatttcctgatcataatgagcttacagcctacaggatcTAGGCTGGAATCTAGGCAGGAATGAGTGGGTGGCTGGCTGACTGGCTTTTGCCAGgctaggcacataataatggGTGGCAATTCTAAAGAGAAGGAATTCAAATGAAAAGCAGTCTGACCTAGGGTatagcttgggcctaggagtcagtaactggattctaatcctgaatccactacttgtcttctgtatgaccttggacaagtcacttgacttctctggtcctcagcttcttcatctgaaaggtgaggattaagactatgaatcccatgtgggacatggactgtgtccatcctgattagcttgtatctatcccagcccttagaatttcactcatatttattgaacactcactgtgtgcagagcactgtactaagcacttggaaagtacaatttagcaataactgtgcctggcatgtagtaaatgcttaacaaataacattcctccaagaggtcttccatgattaagtgcccctttcctcttctcccactccttccaccatcaccctgacttcctctcttttttcattccccctctttcattcattcattcaatcatattattgagtgcttactgtgtgcagagcactgtactaagcacttgggaagtacaagtctgcaacatatagagacggtccctacccaacaacgggctaacagtctagaagggggagacagacaataaaacaaaacatgtagacaggtgtcaaaatcgtcagaacaaatagaattatagctatatgcaaatcattaacaaaataaatagaatagtaaataagtacaagtaaaataaatagagtaataaatctgtacaaatatatacaagtgctgtggggaggggaaggaggtgaggaggaggagaggaaaaagggggctcagtctgggaaggcctcctggaggaggtgagctctcagtaggtctttgaagggatgaagagagctagtttggcagatgtgcagagggagggcattacaggccaggggaaggatgtgggccaggggttgatggtgggacaggcgagaacgaggtacagtgaggaggttagcggcagaggagtggagggtgcgggctgggctgtagaaggagagaacggaggtgaggtaggagggggcgaggtgatggagagccttgaagccaagagtgaggagtttttgcttgattcataggttgacaggcagccactggagattcttgaggaggggagtaacatgcccagagcgtttctgtacaaagataatccaggcagcagagtgaagtaaagactgaagtggggagagacaggaggatgggagatcagagaggaggctgatgcagtaatccagtcgggataggatgagggattgaaccagcaaagtagcggcttggatggagaggaaagtgcggatcttggtgatgttgtggaggtgagaccggcaggctttggtgatggactagatgtgtgggatgaacgagagagcagagttgagaatGACACCCCCTCCCAAATGCACAGCACTCatggatatatctgtaatttattgatggatatgaaggtctgtctccccacctagactgaaagcttgctttggacagggaaggtggctgttcgctgttatattttactcttccaagtgcttactacagtgctctgcacacagtaagtgctcaatatgattgaatgaatgaatagttcttgCCAATCAACACCTAGCAGCAGAAAGGCTAAAGAGAGtgccacctcatgtctgctgtgtgacctggggcaagtcacttcatttacctgtgactcagttacctcttctgcaaaatggagattaagaatgtgagccttatgtgggacagggactgtgtccaacctgattaatttgtatctactccagtgctaagaacagtgattggcacataataagcacttaacaagtaccgaaaTTATTAGAGCTGGTCAGAAGGAGGGGCCTCCCCAAAGGCTCTCTATTTTCTCTTCCCCAAACTCTCCACAACTGACTCTATCAGGCAACTCTGCTGTTATTTACTTCCCTGCTAGGGAGATTGCTCATTATTTGAAAGGCTTTTTCAGCTAGAAGGAACAAAATGTCTAGGACTTTGGGAAAACTGGCTACAGCGTAGCTAAATTAACAGATGATTAAGAATGCTGTATTTTAAGAATGTATACAGCATTCTCCCAAGGCACTCACCCCCACCTACACCATTCTGTATTACTTGACCTCCCTTAATTGAAACATGACAGCCAGAGTCCTTGTAGCAACCTTTAGTTTAACAGAGCTGGGAAAATAGTGTGTCTGACTATGGAATTCAGAGTTTTCTCTAATCTGTTACATAGAATCATAGTCCCAAGCTGGCATGGTGAAGGAGAGCAATCATGCTGTGCTACAACGCTTGACTAGTCATGATTTCTGAAGGAAAGAGAGTAGAAAAGGTCACTAACACTTGACAAAACCCAAGCCAGAGAAAGATAGTTTTAAAAAAAGAGACTAAGCAAGGTTCATCATAGTTTAAAAGGGCCTAAATAcgcaaagattaatgttaggagaatttgctatgaagagcctgggaaaaaagtcatgaaatgtgctgatataacaattgccacaaaaatacaaattgccaGTGTTagggtatttccagtgacaatgtatggatctgaaagctggacagtaaaaaaacaggatagaaagaggatggattcttttgaaatgtggtgttggagaagacttttgcaaataccattggccacctgaaaaacaaacaaatagattttggagcaaattaagccaaaatggtctttggaaagccaaataactcgacttaaATTAGCATATGTTGAACATATAATCAGGaatactaattctctggagaagacactaattctAGAAAATGtgcaagaggcagaccagcagctagatggatagaaaccataacaatgctAATGGAAGATCCcttagaaaggttatggattaAGGCAGAAAaccaggacgttctggagaaatatacccatagagtcactatgaatcataAACAACTAGATGGCACttgaaaatagtaataaaataatatagactttaaatattttaaatgaagCCAAAATATTCTTTAGAATCACAAAAAAAGTGTTTGAGATACCTATCCTGGCACACTTCTGATCTAGAAAAGACAAAGCCAATCAAAAGCATTTTCTTAGCTACAGTACCTACAAAACCTAGTCACCAAATCAAAATGCAGCGAGAAAAAAAGTGGTAGCCCACACAAGGGGAATCAGAAATTGTTACATAAACTCCCCAGAGACTGCAGCTTGGTGTTACCTGTtacctctcatcttctcccattggTTATCTTTTGACCTTCCTTCTGAGCATGATCAGGACTGATTGAGAATCAACTAAACCCCAACAACCTGGAATAGATGAGATGCAAATAACCTCGGTAGAGCTTACTAATAAAAgaacccctccccctctcttctcagcACTAGCTATTCCCCAAACCAGGCAGCATTGTCTGAAAGTTATGGGATCTTGGCGGAAAGAACAAAGATGTGGGGGACAGGAGGTCTGAATTCTAGTCCCAATTCTGCTACTGACCAACTAAATCTGTGATATCTGGCAAATTATTTAACTACGTTGGCATGCAATATCCTTGTGTGGGAAACAGGGCTCCTTCTCTGAATCTCCAGGGATAAGTATTAATGTGATCATTAATGTGAATGGAGAatgattagactgtaagattgttatgggcagggaatgtgtctgctaattctgttgtattctccaagtacttggtacagtgctgtgcatagagtaagtgctaaaaatatgccattgattgattgagaaataaaAGTGGCTGTAGAAAGTCTGGGAAATTTTATCATCACTTCAACCTACAGGCCTACAGATTTCATCTGCCAATCATTTCAGTTCTCATATGTCTGGGCATCCactggaaaatggaaagaaagagaCTCTTTAAACGAGTACTTGGGCTGTCAATTTGGCCACTTGCCCAATTTAGCAAAATTGCTTTGGAAGAGGAACATGTGAAATATTGTTGTAGTAGTTGAAATGGTATTATCCATCAAACACCAACTTAATGTAGTGCATTGGAATAGGTACTTGGGAAGTCTAGAATaaagagacatgattcctgcctacaaggagtttacagttgaatAAGGGAGGCAGATGTAAAAAATATTTAACACTAAATAGTCAAATAAAGCATTGACTGCACAATTAACATATACAAAAGAATGCTGAGGATAGTTATAAATATCAGTTAtaaattactgagaagcagtgtgacctaatgtaTAGAGTatagccctggagtcagaaggacctgggttctaatcccagttccaccacttgtctgctgtgtgaccttgggaaagtcacttcacttctctgtcatctgtaaaatggggattaaggctggttgtgaccaacctgattatcttaataataataaggataataatgacttttgttaagtgcttattatgtgccaggcaccgtactaagtactgggtggatacaagccaattgggttggaaacagcccttgtcccacgtggggctcacaatctcaatccccatttttcagatgaggtaactgaggcacaaagaagttaagtgacttggccaaggtcacacagcagacaactagtggaggcaggattagaacccatgactttctgactcccagccccatgttctatccactaagctatgctgcttcggctaccccagcacttagtataatgcctggcacatagtaaaccctgaacaaacaccataaaaatgtaAGTAAAAGTAAGTAAAAAAGTAAGTTCATAAGAGCTAAAGTTGTTGAAGCATTCATATgaggattggaagctccttgaaggcaggaatcatgtctaagtagtctattatactatcccaagtggctcagtacagtgttctaagtacaataagcacttaaataaataccatcgattaaatcGATGATCTGAACCAATCTGCCTAAAATGTTGATTGTTTTTCCCCTCTTTAACTGATTTATGAAGTGCACCTACTGCTTGTCCTGCTCCCTCCATATTCCCCGAGAAAGCTGACTCGGTAAAGTTATATCGAGCCTTCCTGTGACCTGTCTGCAATGAAGACCCATATCAGTTCAATCAAACTTGGAGCTAATGACAGCAACAGCTGCATGGGAAGCCTTCGCCAAGGACTGAACAGTTCTCTTCATCAGTTTCGGGAGCAAGGGTTTCATTACAGCCCAGCTTCTCCAAAAGAGACAACCTAGCCTTGCCCTCAGGAGTGTGAttctccctcctctgctccaTTCGCACCTTGGGTTCGCGATTCAAGAGCATCTTCCCCGAACAACTCCGTGAGGCTTTGGCCCTAAGATTTCTCAAAGCCGGAGCCCTCCCAGCTGATAATTCCTTTTTGGCTTTTGATTCATTGCTGGCCCATCCCCGTTGCCTCtctctgggaggggaaggaaagaggaacttAAAACCCCAGAAGGAAACGTGAAGGGAGTTGGTGAGTGACCTCCATGGGAGCGGAGCAGTCAAGGGATGTCACCAAAGGCAAGAATCCCAGGGGAATTTGGCTGTTCGGGAAAAGGCAGAGCCTTCTTCCCTGGGAAGACACCCTCCTCTCCGGGAAAGACCCCAGATCCCTGCTGAAGCGTGGCATGCACTTTGTTAGCTTCAGTTTGGTCACAAAGGGAATGTCGGACATCCCAGATTTTCTGTGGGGACTGTCGGAGGTCCAGAAGCTAAATCTGTCCTGCAACCGCCTTCTGATTCTCCCTCCAGCAGTGGGGAAACTCGATCGGATAGTCGTGCTGAACCTCAGTGGGAACTGTCTCAAGTATCTGCCCAAAGAAATTGGGCTGCTCAAAAGCATGAAGGTGCTGTTTGTCAACATGAACTGCCTGATGGAAATGCCAGGGGACCTGAGCCTGTGTCGGAAGCTGGAGGTTCTCAGCCTGTCACACAACTGTGTATCCCAACTGCCTGCGAGCTTCGCTGACCTGGCCCACCTGAGGAAGCTGAATCTCAGCAACAACCATTTTGTTCACATCCCCATGTGTGTGTTTTCCCTTAAGGAGTTGGATTTCCTCCACATCGGCTCTAACCGGCTGGAAAACATCGCGGAGAGCATCGAGCGCCTGGTCAACCTGCAGATCTTCATTGCAGAAAGCAACAACATCCACTCATTGCCACGGTCATTGTGCTCTGTGACTAGCCTGGAGTTGCTCGACGTGGACCACAACGATCTCCAGACACTCCCTGACGAACTGTATTTGCTGCATCGGTTGGCCAGGATCGCCTGGAACCCGATGGACAAAGGATTGCATGTCATACATAATCCTTTGTCTAAACCCCTGCTGGAAGTGGTGGAGGGAGGGTTGGAAATGCTCTTTAGCTACCTGAAAGATAAGAAGCATGGCTAAGCCATTCCCCACAGAGTAGTCTACCTCCCAGCGAGACTCAGTGGCATCAGCCCGCTTTTCTCGATCCACAGTTTCCACCTCATCAGGCTTGGTGTTTTAACGAGGCTCCTTTAGGGATTTTTCTGGCAAACTGTGGAAAGCAAGTAAAATATTTTCTAGTGTGCATTTCTTTAACTGTGCATTGTTTGTTCTACAGAACTCTAATTCCTCTTGTAAAATTCGATGAGCATGTTCTTCTCCTGTAGGGGTATTAATGCACCCCTCATCTTGTTTTCTGAAAGTCAAAGGGTAGGATGCTGGAGAATAAAGATGGGAGAGCAGATGTACCTCAGAATCCACAGACTGCGTGCGTAGCTCCCAAGTAGTGAAGAGTTGGCATTATTTGCGAACACTCTTTCACAGACAGATGCTCTAAGAGTTAATGGGGGCCATTTGAAAATCGTGGTGGGTCTCTAGATGGAAGGCACTATAAAAATGCCAGGTATTTTTATTATAGGGGAGACAGCTGTCGGTCGAGCACCAGATAAGTGACTATTCTTACCGCGGAGGCCAGAGTTAGTTGGTCGATTGTCCAGTCAAcatttatttactgagtactcttGTTATGTGTCTGTTGCAAGTCTCTTCTGCATTTTTagaatgcacttagtacagtgctctgcccacagtaagtgctcaataaatttgattggttgatttacttgagtgattgattgaatgtgagcccctggaggaatAGGGACAAGACTGGGTCTAATACTCACCAAGTACTCTctctcagggtttagtacagtgcactgcacacagtaagtgcttaataaatatgatcattaccactattattattattactactactactatgatcattgtacagcacttagaaaagtgcctgacacagagtaagtgcttaacaaatcccataattattgctacagcatttagtacagtgcttggcacatagtaagcacttaacaaatactataattatgattattactcccAGGTGCAATGCTTGGCAGTAAAGCCTTGGGGAATGTGCAAAATAATAGACCTTGTCTGCTCAAGCTGGCAGTTCAGGACACCTAAGCTTTGAATACCTGATTTATGAGGCCACAGAATCTATGAAAACATCGTTGGATGAACACAAATCCAATTGTTCCAGAAGGATCTCTTGATATTGGGGTCACGAGCCCACAGAATTAATAGAACTCCCTGTGTGTGAGTCAGATgtgcctccctttctcctttctaccCTCTCACCAGGACCCTCTTCCCCACTGCCATGGGAGACACATCCAAAGATTTTGTCCTTATATCCCACTAGATGGTATGCTCCTGaaggggagggatcatgcctaccaacaccactgtactcttccaaatgcttagagaagtgctcaacacaaaataagtgctctatagtcaccagtgactgactgattcatgGGCTGAACTACGCAACCCACCTCACAAGATTCAACatggacagtgtggcctagaggaaagagcattcattcattcattcaatcatatttattgagcacttactgtgggcaaagcactgtactaagcacttgggaagtacaagttggcaacatatagagacagttcttacccaacaacgggctcacagtctagaagggggagacaggcaacaaaacgaaacatatcaacaaaatataataaatagaatagtaaatatgtacaagtaaaataaatagagtaattaatctgtacaaatatatacaagtgttgtggggagggaaaggaggtagggctggggggatggggaggaggaaaggaaaaagagggctaagtctgggaaggtctcctggaggaggtgagctctctgtagggctttgaagggaggaaaagagctagtttggcggatatgtggaggaaagagcattcattcattcattcaatcatttattgagcacttactgtgtgcagagcactgtactaagcgcttgggaagtacaagtcggcaacatatagagacagtccctacccaacaacgggctcacagtctagaagggggagacagacaacaaaacaaaacatataggcaggtgtcaaaaccatcagaataaacagaattatagctatatgcacatcattaacaaaaatagaataataaatatgtacaatattagagaagcagcgtggctcagtggaaaagagctttggagtcagaggtcataggttcaaatcctggctccgccaattgtcagctgtgtgactttgggcaagtcacttaacttctctgtgcttcaattacctcatctgtaaaatgggaattaagactgtgagccccccgtgggacaacctgatcaccttgtaacctccccagcgcttggaacagtgctttgcacatagtaagagcttaataaataccatcattattattattattacaagtaaaacagagtaataaatccgtacaagtatatacaagtgctgtggggaggggaaggaggtagggtaggggagatggggaggaggagaggaaaaagggggctcagtctgggaaggcctcctggaggaggtgagctctatgtagggctttgaagagagctagtttggtggatgtctggagggaggacattccaggcaagcagaaggatgtgggccaagggttgattgtgagacaggcgagaacgaggcacgttgaggaggttaagcggcagaggagcagaggatgcgggctgggctgtagaaggagagaagggaggtgaggtaggaggaggtgaggtgatggagagccttgaagccgagagtgaggagtttttgcttgatttgtaggttgacaggcaaccactggagatttttgaggaggggagtgacatgcccagagcgtttctgtaccaagataatccggacagcagagtgaagtacagactgaagcggggagagacaggaggatgggagatcagagaggaggctgatgcagtaatccagtcggaataggatgagagatttaaccagcaaggtagaggtttggatggttcttggtgatgttgcagtggtgagacctgcaggttttggtgacggattggttgtgtggggtgaacgaaagagtagagtcgaggatgacaccaaggttgtgggcttgtgagatgggaaggatggtagtgccgtctacagtgacaggaaagtcagggagaggacagggtttggaagggaagataaggagctcagtcttggacatattgagttttagatggtgggcagacatccagatggagatgtcctgaaggcaggaggagataagagcctggagggagggagagagaggaggggcgaagaggtaaatttgggtatcatcagcgtagaggtgatagttgaagctgtgggagctaataaattcaccaaaggagtgagtttagatagagaacagaagggtaccaagaactgacccttgaggaacccctacagtgaggtgatgggagggggaagaggagcccacaaaggagaattagaatgaatggctggagagataagaggagaaccaggagaggtcggagtctgtgaatcc
This window harbors:
- the LRRC30 gene encoding leucine-rich repeat-containing protein 30, with product MGAEQSRDVTKGKNPRGIWLFGKRQSLLPWEDTLLSGKDPRSLLKRGMHFVSFSLVTKGMSDIPDFLWGLSEVQKLNLSCNRLLILPPAVGKLDRIVVLNLSGNCLKYLPKEIGLLKSMKVLFVNMNCLMEMPGDLSLCRKLEVLSLSHNCVSQLPASFADLAHLRKLNLSNNHFVHIPMCVFSLKELDFLHIGSNRLENIAESIERLVNLQIFIAESNNIHSLPRSLCSVTSLELLDVDHNDLQTLPDELYLLHRLARIAWNPMDKGLHVIHNPLSKPLLEVVEGGLEMLFSYLKDKKHG